The following nucleotide sequence is from Triticum dicoccoides isolate Atlit2015 ecotype Zavitan chromosome 7B, WEW_v2.0, whole genome shotgun sequence.
TTGTTCCTCATTCATATCAGGACACCCTAGTAAGAAAGGTTTGCTTTCTTAGCTGTCTACTCTTTATAACTGACCGTCGTTCTTTTGTCATGTGATTTTCAGGTAATGGAACTGCAAATAGGAGTGGCAGCGGCGACCAGGATGCAAATGGAAGTGGTTCCCAAAGACCTTGGAAAGGTATTACTATGCTTTGCTTGGTCACACGATGCTATTGGAACCATGATCTTTATTTGCTAGGTTCAATTAAACTGATGTTTGTAACCTTGCAATGCAGGACTTAAAGACAATAACTTATATGATCCTTGGAACCATGCATGGCCGTATTATGGGGGTTTTGATTGCACGTACTGCAGCCTAAAGCACAAAGGTGGAGGTGCAACCCGTGTCGCGGAGCACCTTGGTGGTATTGTAGGTAATGTGAGGAGCTGTCCCAATGTGCCAAGAAATGTGAGAGATGCAATGAGAGAGTGCCGGGATGAATCAAGGAGGAAGAAAAGAGACAAACAAAATAGCAGGCTGAGAATTGAAAGAAATATTATGGAAGGGTTGTATAAAAAAGGAGGGGTGGTTAACGTaccagatgatgatgaagaagaaattcAGATGAATATTAGAGAAGCATTGCGTGACCAGAATGTCTCTCGCAGAATTGAAAGGAGAATTGGATCTGTCCTACAATTGTCTTATGTTCTTAAAATATTTGCTTTGTTCTAATTAGGTATGTACATATGTTATTACAATATTGTTCTTGAATACTTGGATCTGTCCTATAGTTGTTTTATGTTCTCAATGCCTCGTTCTCATTAGGTATATATGCATTTTACGTATGTTATTACAATATTGTTCTTGAATACTTGGATCTGTCCTATAGTTGTTTTATGTTCTTAATGGCTTGTTCTCATTAGGTATATATGCATTTTATGTAATTTTGCAGACTTTATCTATAGAGAGATTGAAAAGGTTGTCGAAGAGATAGGGCATGAGCATATAGTTCAAATAGTAACCGATAATGGATCCAATTATAAGAAAGCTTGCAAAACCCTTATAGAAGAACCAAAATACTCTCATATTGTTTGGCAACCGTGTGCGGCCCATACCGTCAATCTTATGCTAAAAGATATAGCAAAATTTCCTGAGGTTGATGTGATAGTCAAGAGTGCCAAAGGATTGGAAGGAGTGTCAGTGGAGGTATGAGCCTGGGTATGTGTTTGCTGAAGAGTGTTTGTCTAGTAATGTTTGGTGGAACGCACTAGAGTGGGTATTGAGTTCATTGAGGCCACTTTATACGGCCATGAGGTATGCTGATACACAAAAACAATGCACACTTTCTGGCTTCAAAAAAAGCATGATGCTTGCTATACAAAGGATGGAAGCCCATCTTGGCCCTACATCAAGGTTGTACCTTTCGTTCATGCGCAAGGTGGGCAAGAGGATAGATGCAATGGAAGAAGATACATTTATGGTTGCAGGTAGTGATAAATGATTCGGCCTTCGCAATTTATGTTTTCTTTTTTCTGTTCTTTAACTCATGTGGCTCTATTGTTTTTCAGCTGCTGTCCTTGACCCATATACACATTACAAGCTGAACCTTTGCAACCACACAGATTATGCCACTTCACTAACAGATGCGATAGCGAAGATATTAGACCCAGTGAGTGCTCTTTCAGCCATTGATGAAGTGAGCAAGTTCAGGGAGTGCCAAGGGAGGTTTGGGACCAGATTGGCAGAAGAAGCTGTGGCGAGAATGGGGCCAAGTAAGTTATGGTGTTTTAGTTCTAGAATTTCCATTTCCTTTTGGTTTGCATTCCTGAAAATTTCATTGGTGTTATCTTGCAGCCCAATGGTGGTTTCAGTTTGGAGGGGATGTTCCTGCATTGCAGAAATGTGCAATGAGAATTTGCTCACAATGTGTCTCCTCTAGTGGGTGTGAGAGAAATTGGAGCGCTTTTGCTTTGGTGCACACAAAGCAAAGAAGTCGTCTTCTATATGACAAGCTCCACAAGCTAGTTTCTGTACGCTACAACTTAAAGGTATAAACCATCACTTTTACTTTCTACTTTGTGTTGTCCTTGCATGTCATATAATTTACTTGTTTACTATTCAAACCTTGAAGATACGTGCTGAAGAAGatcaagagaaagagagagatataGATAAAGAAATTGATCCAAGTGCATTGCTAATGGATACCACAATGTTTGATGAAACAAACCCAATAATGGAGTGGCTGAATGAGGATGTAGAGGATCCGATTGTGGATGGAGCTGATGCAGCTAGTGCTGTTTTTGAGCAAATAAGGCGCCTCAACTCAAGCAGGAAGGCGTCTTATGTTGGTTCAAAGGGTAATAACAAGAAAAGAAAGAGGAATGATGATGATGAGAATGAGTTTCTTGAAACTGAGAGTGAGGATGATGAAGAAGAGAATGAATATGTTGATAATGACATCGAGGATGATGATGGGGTGagtgaggatgatgaggatggtgaACAAGATCAGCTAGAGAcacaaatgcaacttgaagaagagACACAAGTACAAGTTCAAAAGGAGGCACCAACAAGCACTGGCCATTTGGAGACTAGATCTGGACGACTTATTAGGAAGAAGACCAAGAACGTCAACAGCCTCTACTCGTAAATTTGGTAAGTCTCTTCTTTTTGGTGTTTCTGA
It contains:
- the LOC119337421 gene encoding uncharacterized protein LOC119337421; translation: MRYADTQKQCTLSGFKKSMMLAIQRMEAHLGPTSRLYLSFMRKVGKRIDAMEEDTFMVAAAVLDPYTHYKLNLCNHTDYATSLTDAIAKILDPVSALSAIDEVSKFRECQGRFGTRLAEEAVARMGPTQWWFQFGGDVPALQKCAMRICSQCVSSSGCERNWSAFALVHTKQRSRLLYDKLHKLVSVRYNLKIRAEEDQEKERDIDKEIDPSALLMDTTMFDETNPIMEWLNEDVEDPIVDGADAASAVFEQIRRLNSSRKASYVGSKGNNKKRKRNDDDENEFLETESEDDEEENEYVDNDIEDDDGVSEDDEDGEQDQLETQMQLEEETQVQVQKEAPTSTGHLETRSGRLIRKKTKNVNSLYS